CACAAGATCACTTTGATGTTCTTCAGTTCTGTTTGCACATGTTCCAATTCCCGGGTCAAGGGATTATAAACGGCCATCTCCTCCAGTTCAAGTCCTAAGCTGGCCGCTGTATTGCGTCCCAGATGCTCATCAGGAAGGAACAAAATGCGCTCCTTTTGTTCAAATGCCCATTGAAACATCTTTTTGGCATTAGAGGACGTGCAGGTGATCCCGCCGTGCAGTCCGCAAAAGGCCTTAATCGCAGCTGTGGAGTTCACATAGGTCATGGGCACGATGGTCTGGCCAAACAGGTCCGTCAAAATGTCCCAACACTCTTCGACCTGTTCATCATCCGCCATGTCGGCCATGGAACAACCGGCCTTCAAGTCTGGCAAAATCACCGTTTGGTGACCAGCGGTTAAAATATCGGCCGTCTCAGCCATAAAATGGACGCCGCAAAAGACAATATATGAAGCTTGTTGCTGCTGTGCTGCCAACTGGGCCAGTTTTAAAGAATCCCCTGTAAAATCAGCAAACTGGAATACTTCATCCTTTTGATAATGGTGACCCAAAATGACCAGTTTATCTCCCAATGCTTGTTTAATGGCCCTCACCCGCTCCTCCATCTCATCCCTCGTCCACTTTTCATAGAACTCGGGCGAGATGGAGGAAGGTTTGACCGGTGTCCGTGTCATGGTGTTTCCCCCTTCATTTTTTTACACTCCCGTCTAAGTTGAGACTGATGTCCAAGGCTGGTGCAGAGTGGGTCAGCCAGCCGATAGAAATGACTTGCACCCCGGTTTGGGCGACCTCCTCCAAATGTTCCAAACGCATGTTACCGGAAGCTTCACTGACAATGGAGGGAGGAATAAGAGCAACAGCTTCCTTGAGCTGGGCCACCGTCATGTTATCTAACAGAATGCCGTGCACCCCTAAGGCCACCGCTTCCTGTACCTGCTCAAGGGTTTCTGTTTCCACTTCAATAAAGACTGTGTGACCCATTTTTTCCCGCACCCGGCGCACTGCTTCACGGATGCCTCCGGCGGCCTGGATATGATTGTCCTTGATCAGCACCGCATCATCCAGCCGCAAGCGGTGATTAATGCCGCCGCCCACCGCAACCGCATATTTTTCCAACATCCGCAGGCCCGGTGTGGTTTTGCGGGTATCGGCAATTTTGACGCCGTACGGTTTCACGATGTCAACAGCCCGCCGCGTTTGAGTGGCAATCCCCGATAAGCGCTGCACATAATTGAGGGCGACCCGTTCACCAGTCAGAATGGCCCGCGCCGGACCGTGCACACGCAGAAGAGGCAGGCCAGGCTTCACACACTGCCCTTCCTTGACCACAGGTTCTATTTCCACCCGGGGATCCACCAGCTTCATGACCTGTTCAAAGACAGGGAGACCAGCCATAATGCCCTCCTCTTTAGCCACCACCATGCCGCTGGCCCACTGTTCCGCTGGCACGACGGCTTCCGTCGTCCGGTCTCCAAACCCCACATCCTCAATTAACGCTTGTTTCAACTGTTCCTGTAACAGGAGAACATTCATGGGTGCTCCTCCTCCACTTCGTCCGGATGTGCCGCCATTCCTCTCGCTCATCAGGATAATCCGCCCGATAATGGGCCCCCCTGCTCTCTGTTCTGGCCAGGGCTGAGCGGGTAATCGCCTGGGCGACCCGGACCATATGCCACCACACAGGGTGATGATGAGCCCAAGCGCTCTCCCACTCGTGAAGCTTCGCTTCCAAGCGGTTTAATCCGCTGGCCGTTCTCACTAGTCCGGCATCAGCCCACATCATCTCTTGGAGCTCACGTGTGGCCTGATGATTCATCAGCTCTCGGGCAGAAAGGGCATAGTGCCGGTCAGTAAAACGGGGCTGTACATCCATTACGGCAGTGGCAGCTGCCATCCTGTTTATGTCCTCTCGGAGCGCCTCTGCAATCCGATTAGCAAACACCAACGCTTCCAACAGGGAATTGCTGGCCAAACGATTGGCACCATGCACACCCGTGCAAGCCACTTCCCCGCAAGCATACAATCCGTCCAGCGCAGTGCGTCCCCACTCATCCGTCCATACACCCCCCATAATAAAGTGGGCAGCGGGCGTCACCGGCAGCGGTTGTGTCACTGGATCAAACCCAAGTTCCCGGCAACGCCGGTAAATCGTAGGAAAACGGCGTTCAAACACGGATCCGAGACGGGTTGTATCCAAATAAACCCGCTGTCCTTTTTGTTGCTGGTCAAAAATGGCCCGGGCCACCACATCCCTGGGAGCTAAGTCAGCCCAAGCATGATACTGGACCATAAAGGGCTCACCCTGCCCATTGACCAACACCGCCCCTTCTCCCCGCACCGCTTCGGATATAAGGGGCTTGGGATGTACAGGTACAGCCAGTGCCGTGGGGTGAAACTGGACAAACTCCATGTCCACCAGTTCCGCTCCGGCTTCACTGGCCACAGCCATCCCATCTCCTGTGCTGAACAAAGTATTGGTGGTCTCCCGGTAAAGCTGGCCGCAACCGCCAGTCGCCAAGATGACAGCATCTGCCTGAACCAAGACATGCTTACCTTGAGTAAACAGCAAGGCCCCCAAGCAGCGAGCACCATCTGCCACTAGTTGTTCCACAAACGTCTGTTCATAGACGGAGATGTTCTCCTCCGCTTGTACACACTGCATCAACGTATGAACGATAGATGCTCCGGTGGCATCTCCACCAGCATGAATCACCCGGGGAAAGGAATGAAACCCTTCCCGGCCCAGTTCTAAGCGGCCGGCCAGATCGGTATCAAAAGGGACACCCAAGCGCAGCAAGTCATCTAATACGGAAAAACTGTAAGCGGCCAACACCTCTACGGCTTCCCGGTTGTTCAGCCCACACCCAGAGCGAAGGGTGTCTTGCACATGTGCAGCTGCTGAATCCCCGTCTCCTACGGCCACGGCGATGCCGCCTTGAGCCTGGCTGGAGTTGCTTTGGTGCCAAGCCGATTTAGTCACCAGCATGACCTGGGCCAACTCACTAAGCTTTAAGGCAGCATACAGACCGGCCACACCACTGCCGATCACCAGCACATCTGTTTGAACGCGTTGCATACTCCTCGTCCCTTTACATCAGAATGGTTCAGCCCACAAACAGCTTAATGGTTTAGCCCCATTATAGTTGGCATATTTACATATGTCAATATATGTGTCTTGACACATGTCATCATCCTTCCTATACTGGGAACAAACGACCCTTCGACATAATTCATCCGTTATAGGGAGAGAATGGCTGGGGAGGAGAGAAGATATGCCGCGCTATGTTTATCTGGATCATGCCGCCACCACCCCATTGGATCCACAGGTGTGGCAGGCCATGAAACCCTATTGTCTGGATGTGTTTGGCAATCCAAACAGCCTTCATCTGTTCGGTGATGAAGCCGATGAAGCCGTTCAACAAGCGAAGGGAGATATTTTACATCTCTTAGGGGCCAAGCAAGGGAAGATTGTTTTAACCAGCGGAGGAACAGAGGCTAACAATTTGGCCCTGATGGGGATTGCCCAGACATATAAGCATCAAGGAAAGCATATGGTGATCAGTGCGATAGAACATGATTCCGTCTTGTCCACCTGTGCCAGTTTGGCAAAGCAGGGTTTTACCATCCATTATGTTCCCGCGGACAGAACTGGGCAGGTACGCCTGGACGAATTGGAGCAAGCTTTAACTGAAGAAACCATTTTAGTTTCCGTCATGCATGCCAACAACGAAACAGGGGTCATACAACCGATTGAAGACATCGGCCGCCTGCTTCAGGCCAAACGCTTGAAGCAAGGGACAAAAACACCTTTTTTTCATTGTGATGCAGTACAAACCGTGGGCAAAATACCTATCCAGGTAGACGAGTGGAACATTGATCTGCTCTCCTTTTCGGCCCACAAGTTTTATGGTCCCAAAGGGGTTGGGGGGCTGTATGTACAAAAAGGCATCCGCCTCTCTCCTTTGCTCCATGGCGGGGGACAGGAATATGGTTGGCGCTCAGGCACTCAAAACGTGCCCGGTCTCATTGGCGCAGCTTTCGCTTTAAAACAGTGCCAGGCACACCATGACCAGGATTGGCAACACTATACGGCTTTAAACCACATGATGCGAGAAACACTAGAGTCCCTGCCAGGCATTCACTTGACGGTTTCTGCCGCCTATGCTTTACCCACTCATATTCATTTCAGGTGTGAACGTATTGAAGGCCAAGCCCTGATGCAGGAACTGTCCAGAAGAGGCGTTGCCGTTTCCACCAGCTCCGCTTGCCATGCCCGCCACTGGGCGCCTTCCCATGTCATGCTGGCCATGGGCTTTAGCGATGAACAAGCCAAGCAAGCTGTGCGCATCAGTCTGGGGCGCAACATCACAACAGAGGATATTCATTATGCTTTAAATCAAATTGAAGACATTGTCCGCACCTTTAGAAACAGTTATGTCTTATCCTAAAGTCCGCCCAAGATCTGGTTGCAAACCGGCAGCGTTCCCTTTAAACTGGTCCTAGGGATGCGGAGGTGACTTGATGCCTATGTCTAAACTGCTAGGAGAAGAACGGCGCAACTATCTGTTAAACCTGTTGAAAACAGAACAAAAACCGCTCACCGGTACCTATTTGGCCGAGCAAACCGGAGTAAGCCGCCAGGTGATTGTGCAAGATATTGCTTTGTTAAAAGCAAAAAATGAGCCCATTGTGGCCACGCCCCAGGGCTATTTGTACCTTCGTTCTCCTTCTTCCCAACCGACGCGGCGTGTGATTGCCTGCCAACACACGTTTGAACAGACAGAACGGGAGCTCATGATTTTGGTTGAACACGGTGTCAAAGTCATTGATGTTATTGTTGAACATCCTATTTATGGGCAAATCCAGGGTTCATTGATGCTGGAAGCAAAAAAAGACGTGCACGATTTTATGCAAAAAGTGCGGAATAACCAGGCCAAACTGCTCTCTTCCCTGACGGAAGGGATCCACCTGCATACGGTGGAAGCCAATGATGACAAGCGGATCGATGAAGCCTGCCGGGCCCTTGAGGCAGAGGGCATCCTGCTTAAAAAAGATTAAAACCTGAAAAAGTAAAAAAACCTCGTGAGGTGAATCTCACGAGGTTTAAGTTTAGCCCTAAAGAAACAAAAAGGCCTGGCAACGACCTACTCTCCCAGGGGCTTTCGCCCCAAGTACCATCGGCGCTGGAGGGCTTAACTTCCGTGTTCGGAATGGGAACGGGTGTGTCCCCTCCGCTATCGTCACCAGACAGAGTTTCAACATGATGGTGCTTGTTG
This genomic interval from Caldalkalibacillus thermarum contains the following:
- the nadA gene encoding quinolinate synthase NadA, encoding MTRTPVKPSSISPEFYEKWTRDEMEERVRAIKQALGDKLVILGHHYQKDEVFQFADFTGDSLKLAQLAAQQQQASYIVFCGVHFMAETADILTAGHQTVILPDLKAGCSMADMADDEQVEECWDILTDLFGQTIVPMTYVNSTAAIKAFCGLHGGITCTSSNAKKMFQWAFEQKERILFLPDEHLGRNTAASLGLELEEMAVYNPLTRELEHVQTELKNIKVILWKGFCSVHQHFKLEHVETVRKRDPEMRVLVHPECCYEVVSAADDSGSTEYIIKQVKQAPSGAKWAIGTEVNLVQRLAQNHPEQTIRLLNDMICPCLTMNRIDLPHLLWALESIHSGEIVNTIRVPEEVAGPAKLALDRMLALS
- the nadC gene encoding carboxylating nicotinate-nucleotide diphosphorylase yields the protein MNVLLLQEQLKQALIEDVGFGDRTTEAVVPAEQWASGMVVAKEEGIMAGLPVFEQVMKLVDPRVEIEPVVKEGQCVKPGLPLLRVHGPARAILTGERVALNYVQRLSGIATQTRRAVDIVKPYGVKIADTRKTTPGLRMLEKYAVAVGGGINHRLRLDDAVLIKDNHIQAAGGIREAVRRVREKMGHTVFIEVETETLEQVQEAVALGVHGILLDNMTVAQLKEAVALIPPSIVSEASGNMRLEHLEEVAQTGVQVISIGWLTHSAPALDISLNLDGSVKK
- the nadB gene encoding L-aspartate oxidase produces the protein MQRVQTDVLVIGSGVAGLYAALKLSELAQVMLVTKSAWHQSNSSQAQGGIAVAVGDGDSAAAHVQDTLRSGCGLNNREAVEVLAAYSFSVLDDLLRLGVPFDTDLAGRLELGREGFHSFPRVIHAGGDATGASIVHTLMQCVQAEENISVYEQTFVEQLVADGARCLGALLFTQGKHVLVQADAVILATGGCGQLYRETTNTLFSTGDGMAVASEAGAELVDMEFVQFHPTALAVPVHPKPLISEAVRGEGAVLVNGQGEPFMVQYHAWADLAPRDVVARAIFDQQQKGQRVYLDTTRLGSVFERRFPTIYRRCRELGFDPVTQPLPVTPAAHFIMGGVWTDEWGRTALDGLYACGEVACTGVHGANRLASNSLLEALVFANRIAEALREDINRMAAATAVMDVQPRFTDRHYALSARELMNHQATRELQEMMWADAGLVRTASGLNRLEAKLHEWESAWAHHHPVWWHMVRVAQAITRSALARTESRGAHYRADYPDEREEWRHIRTKWRRSTHECSPVTGTVETSVN
- a CDS encoding cysteine desulfurase family protein; amino-acid sequence: MPRYVYLDHAATTPLDPQVWQAMKPYCLDVFGNPNSLHLFGDEADEAVQQAKGDILHLLGAKQGKIVLTSGGTEANNLALMGIAQTYKHQGKHMVISAIEHDSVLSTCASLAKQGFTIHYVPADRTGQVRLDELEQALTEETILVSVMHANNETGVIQPIEDIGRLLQAKRLKQGTKTPFFHCDAVQTVGKIPIQVDEWNIDLLSFSAHKFYGPKGVGGLYVQKGIRLSPLLHGGGQEYGWRSGTQNVPGLIGAAFALKQCQAHHDQDWQHYTALNHMMRETLESLPGIHLTVSAAYALPTHIHFRCERIEGQALMQELSRRGVAVSTSSACHARHWAPSHVMLAMGFSDEQAKQAVRISLGRNITTEDIHYALNQIEDIVRTFRNSYVLS
- a CDS encoding transcription repressor NadR; translated protein: MSKLLGEERRNYLLNLLKTEQKPLTGTYLAEQTGVSRQVIVQDIALLKAKNEPIVATPQGYLYLRSPSSQPTRRVIACQHTFEQTERELMILVEHGVKVIDVIVEHPIYGQIQGSLMLEAKKDVHDFMQKVRNNQAKLLSSLTEGIHLHTVEANDDKRIDEACRALEAEGILLKKD